The window TTCGCACCGACATCGTGCTGGCCATCATCCTGCTCTACGCCTTCCTCGGCCTGTTCGTGGATTTCACCATCCGCACGATCCAGCGCGTGGCGCTTCCTTGGCACAGGACCATCGTCGGGGAGCCGACCCGATGAACGTGGTATCCCTCGACCGCGATATCGCAGCGTCCTCTCCGCACGAGCTTTCGGTCGACATCGAATACGGACGCAAGGCGTTCGGCGACCGGACCATCCTCGACGGCATCTCGCTCCAGATCAGGAGGGGCGAACTCGTTGCCCTGCTGGGAAAGTCGGGATCGGGCAAGACGACCATCCTGCGCATCCTGCTCGGGCTCGATCAGTTCGACGAGGGGGCGGCATGGGTCGCGGAGCCCCGGTCGGTGGTGTTTCAGGAGCCGCGCCTGGTTCCATCGCAGCGCGTCTGGCGCAACGTGCTGCTCGGCATCGAGAGGGCGTCGGATGCCCGCGAACGCGCGATCGACGCCCTTCGCGAGGTCGGCCTCGAATCGCATGCCGATGCCTGGCCCGGAACCCTGTCGGGCGGCGAGGCGCAGCGTGTCGCGCTCGCCCGCTCGCTCATCCGCGCACCCCGTCTTCTCCTTCTAGACGAGCCGTTCGCGGCGCTCGATGCCCTGACCCGGCTCAAGATGCAGAACCTCGTGCGGGAGTTGTTCGCACGGCACACGCCGGGCGTCCTTCTGGTCACGCACGACGTCGAGGAGGCGTTGCGCCTCGCAGACCGCATCCTCGTCCTCCACGAGGGGCGGCTGTCGGTGGATGTGACGCTGCCGCAGGCATCCGACCCATCCAGCCCTGAGATCGGCGACATCCGCCAGCGGCTTTTCGCCGAGCTGGGCGTGGCCGACTACCGCGCCTCCTTCGATTCCCCAAGCAACCCAGACAGGACCAAGCCATGAGCCTTGATTTCACTTCCCGACTTCATCTTGTGTCGCGACGCGTTGCGATGCTCCTGATGGCCGGCGCTGCCGCCGCCTCGTTCTCCGCAGCTCCCGCATCGGCCGAAGAACCGGACCTTTCGGACGTCACGCTGAATGTCGGCATCTTCCAGGAGGTCCAGTTCCTCCAGATCGCACTGACCGATCACTTCAAGGATACGCCCTACAAGATCGAATGGGTCCGCCTGAACGGCGCGGGCGGAACCATGCAGGCGCTCGGCGCCGGCGCGATCGACCTGAGCTGGGGTCTGAGCGACGTGGCCGTGCCCAATGCGTCCGCCCTCGACGTCGCGCCGTGGACCGCCGACACCGCGCCGCTGAAGCACATCGCGCTGCTCGCACCTCTGGACGCCGCCGCCTATCCGTCCCACGTCATCGTCGCCAACACGGCAAGCGGCATTACCGCGCTCGATCAGGTCGCCGGCCACAGCTACACCTATCAGGAAGGCGGCAACAGCGCGGCCGCGGCGCTGCTCGCGCTGAAGTCCGTCGGACTCACGGCCGATGACGTCGACATCACGCTCATCCCGGCCGATTCCATTCCGGCGTCGGTGATCTCGGGCGCGGTGGATGTCGCGACAGTGCAGTGGGCGCAAATCCAGGAGGCGCTGGACGACGGCACGGTCACACGCCTCGCGTCGAGCTATGAAGCCGGCTTCCCGGGTTATACCTCGATCACCGCGCGCACGCAGTCGATCGAGGATCCCAAGAAGAGCGCCGCGATCGCCGACTTCCTGACGCGCGCCACCGCCTACTCCAACTGGCGGGTCGACCACCTCGAAGCCGTCGCGCAGACCTATGTCGAGGCGCAGCAGTTGAACCCGGATCAGGCGGCGCGCGCGGCCGCGAGTGCGGCAACGACCATCGTGCCGCTCGTCGCAGGCGGCGAGGGCGTGAAGATCCAGACCGAGCTCCAAGATGCACTTTTCGCCAGCGGGTTCCTCGCCCGCGAGGTCGATTACTCGCAGCTCTACGACGACCGTTTCGCAGATGCGATCGAGGCCGGCGAGGCGCTTGGCGCGACGGAGTAATGCCGCACGACAGCCGCCCGTCCGACGGGCGGCTGTCACACCCGCTTCTGGCAAGCACCCACAGGTGACATCATGACCGCCCCCCATTTCCACTGGTTCCTGCCCACGACCTATGACAGCCGGGATGTCATGCCGTCGGGCACCAACTATCGCGCGCCGGATATCGGCTATCTGGCGGACGTCGCGCGCGCGGCCGAGCGAAACGGCTTCGAATCGTTGCTGACGCCAACGGGTATCCAGTGCGAGGACGCGTGGCTCGTCACCGCAGCGCTCACCGCGCTGACCGAGCGTATCAAGTTCCTGATCGCGTTCCGGCCGGGATATCTCCTGCCCACACTGGCCGCGCAGATGGCAGCGAGCTTCCAGAGGCTTTCGAACAACCGGCTGGCGCTCAACATCGTCACGGGCGGCAACGATGCCGATCAGCGGGGCTATGGCGATTACCTCGACAAGGACAGCCGCTACGCACGCACGAGCGAGTTTCTCGACGTCCTGAAACTGTGCTGGGAGGGCAAGGGGCAGTCCTACGAGGGCCAATTCTACAAATTCGAGAATGGCGGCAATGAGATACCGCTGGCCCACAGGCCGAAGATTTTCTTCGGCGGCGCATCCGATGCGGCGCAGGACGTCGCGGTGCGCCATGTCGATGTGCAACTCATGTTCGGAGAGCCGCCCCGCATGGCCGGCGAACGGATTGCGGCGCTTCGGGAACGGGCCCGGCTGGCCGGTCGCGAGATCGAGTTCGGCATCCGCATCCACGTGGTGACGCGCGATACGGAGGATGCCGCCTGGCGCGAGGCGGAACGGCTTTTGTCCAACATGGATTTCAGCCTGGTGCGCAAGCAGCAGAACGCGATCGAAAAATCTCAGGCCGTCGGCCAGCAGCGCATGATCGACGTGAAGAAGGACCTCACCATCGATATCGATGCGCTGGAGAATGGCAGTTTCGACGTGCGCTCGTTGCAGGTTCACCCCAATATATGGGCGGGAACCGGCCTGCTGCGCGGCGGCGGCGGAAGCACCGCACTGGTGGGCAGCCACCAGCAGATCGCCGAACGCATTCGCGAGTACCAGTCGGTCGGCATCAGCCACTTCATCCTGTCCGGCTACCCGAAGATCGAAGAGAGCTACTGGTTTGGCGAAAACGTCCTGCCGCTCTTCACGCCGAAGGTCGACAATCGTCCCTTGGCGGGCGTCACGGGACAGTCGCTATGAGCGTGCCGTTCCACGACCTCCATGCCGTGTCGATCACCCCGTTCGACGAGCGGGGGGAGATCGATGAGGACGGGCTGCGCCGGCATCTGACGAGGCTGGTGGCGGCGGGCGTCGTCCCCTATCTGGCGGGTAGCGGCTCGGGCGAGGCGAATGGCCTGTCTCCGGTGGAGCGGACACGCATTTTCGAGATCGCCCGCGACACGCTCGGCCCCAATGCTCCTCTGCGATATGCGGCTTTCGAGCCGCGTACGCTCGGCGATCTGTTTCGCGCGATCGAGGACGTGCGTCCCTATCGCCCGGACGCAGTGAGGCTGACCGTGCCGGATCTCGGCCACGGACATGTCGCGACGGCGACCGAGGCGGAAACCTTCCTGCGCGATGCGTTGGGGGAACTGACTGCGCTGTCGGTCCCGGTCTCCCTTGCCATCGGATCGGAGAGTGTCCGCTCGACCCCGCCTGCCGTTCTGGTCGAGGCGCTGCTTCGCGATCACGCAAACATCGTCTCGCTGGAACTCGGAACCGCCGACCCGTCGATCCTGCTGTCATATCTCGGCATCGCGGGGACACGTCCGGTTCTCGTTCCCTCGGCCGGGCATTTCCTGTCCGGGCTGGCGCTTGGCGTCAGCGGCGGCTTCGGGCCGCTGATGAACCTCCTGCCCAACACCCACCGGCGGTTGTTGACCAGCTTTCGCAAGGGCGATCTGCGGGGTGTGGAAGACGACTATCGCACGATCGTCGCGGTGCAGGGCCTGCTGCGCCCCTATGGGACGGTCATTCCAATCAAGGCGGCGCTTTCGGCATTCGGCCTGCCTGCGGGCGAGCCACGGCGCCCGCGACTGGCGCTCGGCGCGGCAGAAACGCGCGCCATCGTTGCCGGCCTGATCGCACTCGGCGTGCCCGAGGCTGAGGGCTGGCAGGACACAACCGGAGACATCCATGAACACCGTGCTCTCGCAGGCTGACATCGCCTCTCCCCGCGTCGTCTTCGATCCGGCGTCCCGCGCGTTCGCCGACATCCTGTCGCAACTGCGCGAGAGTTCGGCGAAGCGCGATGCCGAAAAGATCAGCCCGGCGCCGTTCTTCAAGGCGCTGAGCGCGCTCGGTTTCGGCGCGGCGCGTATCCCGCGCGAGGAGGGCGGGGCGGGGATTTCCGTCACGCAGCTCTTCGATCTGATCCATGACCTCGCCCGCGCCGACCCGAACGTGGCGCACGCGTTTCGGAATCATTTCGGCTGGGTGGAAGGCTTGATCAAGCCCGATCTGATCGACGGCAGCCGGCGCTGGCTCGGGCCTGTGCTGGACGGAAAGCTGTTCGGCGGGTCGTTCCATGAAAACAGCGATCAGCCGGCCGGCCAAGCATCGTTCACGACGGTCCTGACGCCCGTGGAGGGCGGCTACGTGCTGAATGGCGACAAGGCCTACAGCACCGGAAACCTGTTCGTGGACTGGCTCGTCGTGTCTGCCGCCGACGCGGACGGCGGGGTCGTCACGGCGATAATCCCGTCCGACCGCGACGGCATCAGCCACCTCGACGACTGGGACGGCATCGGGCAGCGCCTGAGCGGCTCGGGCACGACGCGCTATGTCGACGTCTTCGTGCAGCCGCACGAAATCTCGACCAATCCCAAGGCGATCCGCACGCGACCCTATGGCAGCGCCTTCAACCAGCTTTGGCTGACGACGGTCGTGGCCGGCATCCTCCAGGCGGCGGTGGACGATACGGCGGCCTTCGTCGCGAAGCGCAAGCGCAACTATTATCACGGGCTTGCCGACCTGCCGCGTGACGATCCCGGCGTGCAGCAGAGCTTCGGCGAGCTCGCGGCCAATGCCTTCGTCGCGACGGCCGCGGTGCGCGAGGCCGCGCGCGCGCTGGAGAAGGCGTGGAACTCCGGCGGCGGGGTGGATATCGACGTCGGTGTCGCGATGGACGCCTCGCTGGCGGCGTTGCAGTCCAAGGTCGTGATCGACCTGATCGCGCAGCAGACGAGTTCGGCGTTGCTCGACGTGGGCGGCGCGACTGCGACGACCGCCCGAGCCGGCCTCGACAGGCACTGGCGGAACATACGCACGCTGATTTCGCACAATCCGAGGGCCTACAAGGCGCGCTATCTCGGCAATTATCTCATCAATGGCGTCGCATTTCCCAGTAGCGCCTATTTTTAGCGGGAGGACTGCACCGGCCGCGACCAGAACCTCCATCTGGATCGTCTCTTGGATTCAAATTCTCCGTAACTGGCACATATTGGAAATAGCTAACTCCACAAGCCTGTTGAAATCACCGATACTGAGAAAGTGTTCCCCAAATTCCGGAGTTGCCACGCGCGACGGCCTGACCGCCGGGCAGAACATCTGGACAAGCACGTGACGGAGGCTGGGAGGACCGCCGTCTCGACCATCAAGACGAGACCATGACACGAACCGACCTTTTCAGAACCAGCCCGAGGCGCCGATGACGGTGTCCCCACGCGCAGCGGTTTTCGACGCCGGCTTGTTGCAAGCGCCACAGTCCACGGCTGCCGCCGCACCTGCCATTCGCCCCGGAGCGAGCGCGACGCTCGTTTCGTTCGAGGCAGTCTCCAAGACGTTTCCGGCCGGCCGCACCAGCGCCTCCGTGACGGCCCTCGACGCGATCGACTTTCAGGTTCCCAAAGGATCGGTCAGCGCGATCATCGGTCGCTCCGGCGCGGGAAAATCGACGCTGATCCGGCTGGTCAACGGCCTGGAAA is drawn from Mesorhizobium sp. CAU 1732 and contains these coding sequences:
- a CDS encoding LLM class flavin-dependent oxidoreductase, with product MTAPHFHWFLPTTYDSRDVMPSGTNYRAPDIGYLADVARAAERNGFESLLTPTGIQCEDAWLVTAALTALTERIKFLIAFRPGYLLPTLAAQMAASFQRLSNNRLALNIVTGGNDADQRGYGDYLDKDSRYARTSEFLDVLKLCWEGKGQSYEGQFYKFENGGNEIPLAHRPKIFFGGASDAAQDVAVRHVDVQLMFGEPPRMAGERIAALRERARLAGREIEFGIRIHVVTRDTEDAAWREAERLLSNMDFSLVRKQQNAIEKSQAVGQQRMIDVKKDLTIDIDALENGSFDVRSLQVHPNIWAGTGLLRGGGGSTALVGSHQQIAERIREYQSVGISHFILSGYPKIEESYWFGENVLPLFTPKVDNRPLAGVTGQSL
- a CDS encoding dihydrodipicolinate synthase family protein; amino-acid sequence: MSVPFHDLHAVSITPFDERGEIDEDGLRRHLTRLVAAGVVPYLAGSGSGEANGLSPVERTRIFEIARDTLGPNAPLRYAAFEPRTLGDLFRAIEDVRPYRPDAVRLTVPDLGHGHVATATEAETFLRDALGELTALSVPVSLAIGSESVRSTPPAVLVEALLRDHANIVSLELGTADPSILLSYLGIAGTRPVLVPSAGHFLSGLALGVSGGFGPLMNLLPNTHRRLLTSFRKGDLRGVEDDYRTIVAVQGLLRPYGTVIPIKAALSAFGLPAGEPRRPRLALGAAETRAIVAGLIALGVPEAEGWQDTTGDIHEHRALAG
- a CDS encoding ABC transporter substrate-binding protein, with amino-acid sequence MSLDFTSRLHLVSRRVAMLLMAGAAAASFSAAPASAEEPDLSDVTLNVGIFQEVQFLQIALTDHFKDTPYKIEWVRLNGAGGTMQALGAGAIDLSWGLSDVAVPNASALDVAPWTADTAPLKHIALLAPLDAAAYPSHVIVANTASGITALDQVAGHSYTYQEGGNSAAAALLALKSVGLTADDVDITLIPADSIPASVISGAVDVATVQWAQIQEALDDGTVTRLASSYEAGFPGYTSITARTQSIEDPKKSAAIADFLTRATAYSNWRVDHLEAVAQTYVEAQQLNPDQAARAAASAATTIVPLVAGGEGVKIQTELQDALFASGFLAREVDYSQLYDDRFADAIEAGEALGATE
- a CDS encoding acyl-CoA dehydrogenase family protein; the protein is MNTVLSQADIASPRVVFDPASRAFADILSQLRESSAKRDAEKISPAPFFKALSALGFGAARIPREEGGAGISVTQLFDLIHDLARADPNVAHAFRNHFGWVEGLIKPDLIDGSRRWLGPVLDGKLFGGSFHENSDQPAGQASFTTVLTPVEGGYVLNGDKAYSTGNLFVDWLVVSAADADGGVVTAIIPSDRDGISHLDDWDGIGQRLSGSGTTRYVDVFVQPHEISTNPKAIRTRPYGSAFNQLWLTTVVAGILQAAVDDTAAFVAKRKRNYYHGLADLPRDDPGVQQSFGELAANAFVATAAVREAARALEKAWNSGGGVDIDVGVAMDASLAALQSKVVIDLIAQQTSSALLDVGGATATTARAGLDRHWRNIRTLISHNPRAYKARYLGNYLINGVAFPSSAYF
- a CDS encoding ABC transporter ATP-binding protein; the protein is MNVVSLDRDIAASSPHELSVDIEYGRKAFGDRTILDGISLQIRRGELVALLGKSGSGKTTILRILLGLDQFDEGAAWVAEPRSVVFQEPRLVPSQRVWRNVLLGIERASDARERAIDALREVGLESHADAWPGTLSGGEAQRVALARSLIRAPRLLLLDEPFAALDALTRLKMQNLVRELFARHTPGVLLVTHDVEEALRLADRILVLHEGRLSVDVTLPQASDPSSPEIGDIRQRLFAELGVADYRASFDSPSNPDRTKP